From a single Pyxicephalus adspersus chromosome 11, UCB_Pads_2.0, whole genome shotgun sequence genomic region:
- the IL4I1 gene encoding L-amino-acid oxidase — protein MEKLVFLSLLVWAGANGQSVKGSNLLEECLQDPEYEELMNIATRGLPPVPKIHQKHVVIVGAGMSGMTAAKALKDAGHRVTVLEASNRVGGRVLTYRDPEGWYGELGPMRLPPSHRIVREYISQFYLQLNPFIISDEDNIYLFNNIRQLQKDVSKKSNLFGFSLTPEEEKQSADNLYSQVAYKFLKQNNGQNCSALLTQFDRASLQSVLRDEGHLSAGATQMLGSYMNTNSQPYVSYMEAALDTNVFKTTRLDEITGGFDQLPLAFAKHLGNVIRLNSTVVAVTRREKSVIVQYRKNKSTPPTSIKADYIIITSTAKATKRIKFNPPLSNDKVYALGYIHYAGATKILLSCSESFWEKDGIVGGRSFTDRPSRFIYYPSHNFTGGRGVLLASYTLSDESGFFLSLTDEECVDVVFDDLAAIHRRPQEELRRLCTKAVVKKWSLDPYSMGAFAHFIPYQYGDMYEHLSQPEGRIYFAGEHTSAPHGWIDTACKTGLKAARDVHMDANTFLHR, from the exons ATGGAGAAGTTGG TATTTCTCAGCCTTTTGGTATGGGCTGGAGCAAATGGTCAAAGTGTCAAAGGTTCGAACTTGTTAGAGGAATGTCTTCAGGATCCAGAATATGAAGAGCTGATGAATATTGCTACACGTGGATTGCCTCCCGTCCCAAAGATACACCAAAAACATGTTGTAATTGTCGGTGCTGGGATGTCCGGGATGACAGCAGCCAAGGCTTTGAAGGATGCTGGCCATAGA GTGACAGTGTTGGAAGCCAGTAACCGTGTAGGAGGTCGTGTCCTGACTTATAGAGATCCAGAAGGCTGGTATGGAGAACTGGGACCCATGCGTCTTCCTCCATCTCACAG gatAGTACGAGAATACATTAGTCAATTTTATTTGCAGTTGAACCCTTTTATCATATCTGACGAAGACAACATATACTTGTTCAATAATATAAGACAACTGCAAAAAGATGTTAGTAAGAAATCCAACTTGTTTGGGTTTTCATTGACACCCGAGGAAGAAAAACAATCCGCTGATAACCTATATTCTCAAGTAGCATACAAG tttttaaaacaaaataatggacAAAACTGCTCAGCACTCTTGACCCAGTTTGACAGAGCTTCCCTCcag TCTGTCCTGAGGGATGAAGGACATTTAAGTGCTGGTGCTACTCAGATGCTGGGAAGTTACATGAATACTAATAGCCAGCCCTATGTCTCATATATGGAAGCAGCCCTGGACACAAACGTTTTTAAAACCACAAG GTTGGACGAGATCACTGGAGGTTTCGATCAATTGCCCTTGGCCTTTGcaaaacatttaggaaatgtgATCAGGTTGAATTCCACCGTAGTTGCCGTTACAAGAAGGGAGAAATCGGTGATTGTTCAATACCGTAAAAATAAATCCACCCCTCCCACCAGTATAAAGGCAGACTACATCATCATCACATCCACTGCCAAAGCAACCAAGCGCATTAAGTTCAACCCCCCTCTGAGCAATGACAAGGTTTACGCATTAGGTTACATTCACTATGCAGGTGCCACAAAAATCTTACTGAGCTGCAGTGAGAGTTTCTGGGAGAAGGATGGTATAGTTGGTGGGAGAAGTTTTACCGATCGCCCATCACGGTTCATCTATTATCCAAGTCACAACTTTACAGGAGGAAGAGGGGTCCTCCTTGCATCATACACTTTGTCAGATGAGTCAGGATTCTTCCTTTCCCTTACTGATGAAGAATGTGTTGACGTTGTGTTTGATGACTTGGCTGCCATCCACAGAAGACCACAAGAGGAGCTCCGACGTCTTTGTACCAAGGCCGTTGTAAAGAAGTGGAGCTTGGATCCATATTCCATGGGAGCATTCGCCCATTTTATCCCATATCAGTATGGTGACATGTATGAACACCTGTCTCAACCTGAAGGCAGAATATATTTTGCTGGGGAACACACATCAGCTCCACATGGTTGGATTGACACGGCTTGTAAAACTGGCCTCAAAGCAGCAAGAGATGTCCACATGGACGCCAACACATTTCTACACAGATAA